The Candidatus Nitrosotenuis cloacae genome contains a region encoding:
- a CDS encoding A24 family peptidase C-terminal domain-containing protein: MIDVPLNEIRIILSLAMLSIATASDIKNREISDIIWIVFGAIGAILVAFSADIGEEMLNVGISLIVAPIVLIIWRVGLFGGADAFALIALAVLAPNMTMFEGTITPFTALTNAVVLSIAPMLVNVTRNTILIASGRKIFDGFEETTSRKIAAMFIGYRAANPKFGFSIERSRGKQKKLNLSLQHAENTAFCDRKDTWITPGVPYMIFITAGFVLQLIYGDILFSVFKIF, from the coding sequence ATGATTGACGTACCTCTAAACGAGATTAGGATCATCCTCTCACTTGCCATGCTCAGCATCGCGACGGCATCTGACATCAAAAACCGCGAGATAAGCGACATAATCTGGATAGTCTTTGGTGCAATTGGCGCAATACTTGTGGCGTTCTCAGCAGACATTGGCGAGGAGATGCTAAATGTCGGAATATCGCTAATAGTGGCCCCGATTGTGCTCATAATCTGGCGCGTGGGTCTGTTTGGCGGAGCCGATGCATTTGCGCTAATCGCGCTTGCAGTGCTTGCCCCAAACATGACAATGTTCGAGGGCACGATTACACCCTTTACGGCACTGACAAACGCGGTGGTCCTCTCAATAGCCCCGATGCTCGTAAATGTGACCAGAAATACCATACTGATTGCCTCAGGAAGGAAGATCTTTGACGGGTTTGAGGAGACCACGTCGAGAAAGATTGCAGCCATGTTTATCGGGTACAGAGCCGCAAACCCCAAGTTTGGCTTTTCAATTGAGCGCAGCAGAGGCAAGCAGAAAAAGCTAAACCTGTCCTTGCAGCATGCCGAAAACACCGCATTTTGCGACAGAAAGGACACGTGGATTACGCCAGGCGTGCCGTACATGATATTCATAACTGCAGGCTTTGTCCTGCAGCTGATTTACGGCGACATTCTGTTTTCCGTCTTTAAGATATTCTGA